One window of Sphingobacteriales bacterium genomic DNA carries:
- a CDS encoding proline dehydrogenase family protein: MINFTDTQTAFAYKSNNELNKSYWLFRLINNSSLVKVSTTLARLSFKWHLPVTPFVKYTIYNQFCSGESLQSSLPVIARLNQYGVKSLLDYGVEAKESEADFDQTIQQLLKSIEFARTNPAVPAISTKITGYARFALLEKVSNNTSLTTEEQAEWDNVWKRMHQLCTAARNAKISIYFDAEESWVQPAIDLLVNTMMEQYNKGFPYAFTTLQMYRHDRLGFLKQLYADAQEKGFLAAVKLVRGAYMEKERARAKEYGYPSPIQPDKASSDRDFNAALEFCIRHIEGVAVCNASHNEDSADYLCRVMQQAGVEANHPNVWFAQLYGMGDHITFNLAKAGYNVAKYLPYGPVREVIPYLIRRSEENTSVTGQMSRELGLILQEKKRRSKL; the protein is encoded by the coding sequence GTGATCAACTTTACAGATACACAAACTGCATTTGCCTACAAATCAAACAACGAACTGAACAAATCTTATTGGCTGTTCCGTTTGATTAACAATTCTTCGCTGGTGAAAGTCAGCACTACGCTGGCAAGACTGTCATTCAAATGGCACCTGCCGGTAACTCCTTTTGTAAAATATACCATTTACAATCAGTTTTGCAGCGGGGAATCTCTTCAAAGTTCGCTGCCCGTTATTGCGCGGCTTAATCAATACGGAGTCAAATCTTTATTAGATTATGGCGTGGAGGCCAAAGAATCGGAAGCCGATTTTGACCAAACCATTCAACAACTGCTCAAATCTATTGAATTTGCCCGGACTAACCCCGCGGTTCCAGCCATTAGTACCAAAATTACCGGATATGCCCGGTTTGCTTTGCTGGAAAAAGTAAGCAACAACACTTCTCTCACAACTGAAGAACAAGCTGAATGGGACAACGTTTGGAAACGGATGCACCAACTTTGCACTGCTGCCCGCAATGCCAAAATCAGCATTTATTTTGATGCAGAAGAAAGTTGGGTTCAGCCTGCCATTGATTTGTTGGTAAATACTATGATGGAACAATACAACAAAGGTTTCCCCTATGCCTTTACCACCCTTCAAATGTACCGGCACGACCGGCTCGGATTTTTAAAACAACTCTATGCCGATGCTCAGGAAAAGGGATTTTTAGCTGCCGTAAAATTAGTTCGGGGTGCTTATATGGAAAAAGAAAGAGCCCGCGCAAAAGAATACGGTTATCCTTCTCCAATTCAACCGGACAAAGCCTCATCAGACCGCGATTTTAATGCAGCACTTGAATTTTGTATTCGTCATATCGAAGGGGTGGCAGTTTGTAATGCGTCGCACAACGAAGACAGTGCTGATTATCTTTGCAGGGTGATGCAGCAAGCAGGGGTTGAAGCCAATCATCCCAATGTTTGGTTTGCACAACTTTATGGGATGGGCGATCATATCACTTTCAACTTAGCCAAAGCAGGATATAATGTTGCCAAATATCTGCCGTATGGTCCGGTCAGAGAAGTGATACCCTACCTGATTCGTCGAAGTGAGGAAAACACCTCCGTTACCGGACAAATGAGCCGGGAACTTGGATTAATTCTTCAGGAAAAAAAGCGGCGAAGTAAACTTTAA